A region of the Oncorhynchus nerka isolate Pitt River linkage group LG9a, Oner_Uvic_2.0, whole genome shotgun sequence genome:
aacattggatcattcagagatcctcactgaacttctggagagagtttgctgcactgaaagtaaaggggctgaataattttgcacgcccaatttttcagtttttgatttgttaaaaaagtttgaaatatccaataaatgtcgttccacttcatgattgtgttgttgattcttcacaaaaaatacagttttatatctttatgtttgaagcctgaaatgtggcaaaaggtcacaaagttcaagggggccgaatactttcgcaaggcactgtgtatatatatatacacgtgtATACATTTGACACACTCTAGGATGGTTTTCTATGAGTCTCAAAAAAACTCGGCCGAGCTCTGTGGTTCCGGTCTGCATTGCAGGGGAGAGGAAAGGTATTATGAGGTTGCACCGGGTGTGGGATTGACATTCTGTGTGGAGAGCTGAGGAGCGACCTCGATGATTCGTGGTTTGTCGATGATGCGGGCGGTGCGGTTGCCCTTCTCCACAATGCCGATGATCCAGGCCTGGTAGCCCTCGCCGTATTTAGGAGATTTGATCTCAGCACAGAAACGAGCTGCCTGCTCCCTGGGAAGACAGATCAACAGACCCcctatagatagagacagagatggctGATGAGTATGTGTGTGAAAGAGGTGAGAGAACCTAGACAGACAACAGGCCGACAAAAACACATGCACGGCCAGAGACACAAACATTCACACATACCTGATGTCTCGGGGCAGGTGCCGTGCATGAGTCCGAACATGTTCCCGCAGGCCTTGGACACAGCGGCCATCTTGGCGAGCACAGGGAGGTTGTGAATGACGAATGAGACCTCGCTACGCTGTTGCCGTGCCAATGTCTGGGCGTGGCCCAGAATCCCGAAGCCAGTGATGTCAGTGGCGGCGTGAGCGTTGAAGGTGTGCATCAGACCTGCAGCTGGAGAGATAAAAACAACAAATACATCAATATTCACATTACATTCATCCAAACAATGGTAGAAGTTACacaggagagaaggggaagaacaACTTGAGGACAGGTACTTGTTCTGTTGAGTCGGgcggtgtgtgtacctgtcctgTTGAGCCGGGCCATGTTCATCATAGCTTCCTGATAGGCCAGCTCTACATCCTCCTGAGTCACCACCAGCTTGATCTTATTCCACTTGTCCGGCTGAGGGACAGACATATACACACGATTTTAGACCACTTTTGAGGCACGGCAATGACTGATAAAGCGCTGATTGGGTCCAGCTGTCCCTCCCATTGATATTTTTTGAGGGATACAGACGTCTCATTCATTACATTGACATTTTGGTGTTTAAGTTACAATACAGTAAATCAAAGGAGAGGTTTGTGTGTTGAGACTTACAATGTCCAGCCACTGGTGTACCGCCACAGCCACCTGAGTCCCAAGAGGTTTGGTGAGAATCAACACATCTCCTGGCACTGCGTTGTCTGGCCTGGAAGACATCATCACCATAGCTATCATTACTATCACAACACAGCACACAGCTCAAATGATCAAAGCAATTAGAGTTTAGAGGCTCAGAGAGAGATCTGAATAATAGTGAAATCCCCAAAAGAGTGAAAGACAGGAGGGCAGCTGTCTGTGAGGAGAGGGTTCTTACATGATGAACTCATTGGGTTGACAGACCGTGGTGGCCACCCCACCCAGGACCACCCAGGGGTTAAGAACAGTCTGTCCCCCCGTAACAGACGTGCCTGCTTCCTCCGACGCATCTTTGAACCCCTGGATGATCAGAGGCATCACCTTGTCCCGCTCCTGACAGGGActcagagacaggggagggactaTTTAGTGGCTGGGTGCTACAcattggtatatatatatatatatatatatatgtgtgtatgtgtgtggccaTGCACCTTTTCTGACAGTTTGTTACTGATCCCCAGCAGCATCAACATGTTGTCACATTCCGTCACTCCCATTGCGTACAGGTCACTTAGAACATTGGCACACGCAATTCGCCCCTATAgacacagacaggaataaagaaggCATTATTGACATGATTTACTGTAGATATGAATGAAGATAACACATACTCTGCTCAAGGTGAAAGAAACGACTCCAGTCCAAAGCTCTCAGTAACTACTCAATCTATACGATACTCACAGGACCTAAAGCATGTAAGGTATGCCTGAAAACATTAACACAAAGAGGGGTAGAGAATGAGAACCTACCATCATATAGGGGTCGTCCACTATGGGGTAGATGTAGTCTGTCGTCTGGACTAGAGAAAGGCCCCCATGCCTGAGGGGGATGACACAGGTGTCCATACCAATGCCTGCAAAGAACAGTTATTATTAAAACTGTCAAAGTTATCTGAAGAATGGATGtgaataaagtgtgtgtgtgtgttcataccaAGTCTGGGCATGACGGCTCCAAGGAACTGTTCATCCTCCTGATAGTGGTTCTCCTGCAGGGCTTCTAGAAGCTTCTGTAGCACATCCTGGGGTACCTATGGAATAACAAGCAGATTACCTCAGAACTACAAGTCAAGCTTAATCATCATCCTAATGTGTTGCATTTGTAGTGCTTTTCTCAAACTCACCAAACTTTACATTGTATAGTTATGAAAATAAAGTAAATGTCTGCTCATTGCTCCCAAACATGACTTACTGTTGACGCTAGAGACACAGCAAGGAAACTTTTGAAAGCAGCAAAGACTAAGTGGCCAATAACATTCTATTCACTGACATTATACCAGTAGCCGGTCTTCGATGTACCCTAATAACTCTGTTCACAGCGCCAGGGGTGTAGAGAAACCCACCTTGCAGCCCGTTCCTTTGAGCTCAGTGAAGCGTGTGAGTCTGAAGCTCTTGTCTAGCTCGTAGCTCTCTGGGTTAAACGACTCTCTGACAGACATGGCTGGAGACACTTTGGGACCTCAGTCAATAACCTGAGGACAGAAgatagggagaaggggagagagggatgagaaacaTGGCTGGAGTAACACTGGACAGTCACCCCTGAcaacatctcttctctgttcaACCAATTAGCATCCAGGATCAGGATACAGCAAAAAAGGAGAGAAGGACCGAGGGATGAGTAAAGGAAAGAGGTTGTGAAACTTGAAATATTCTGTTTTGGTGTAACTACTACTAAACTGAAAAGGTAAAGGCATAGTGGATGCTTATGCAGACATTTGATGAGCACAATTTTGTACCTCAAAGTGCTATTAATGAAGATTAGGTTATATCTAAAAAAAAATGACAAAGTAAGTAAAAATACAAAAAACGAATCTAACTAAAAAAAGCTGtgcatgtatgtacagtgccttgcaaaaatattcaccccccttggcgttttttcctattttgttgcattacaacctgtcattttaatggatttttatttggatttcatgtaatggacatacacaaaatagttcaaattggtgaagtgaaatgaaacaaataacttgtttcaaagaaaaaaagaaagaaaaaaaagaaaagtggtgcatgcatttgtattcaccccctttgctattaagcccctaaataagacctggtgcaaccaattaccttcagaagtcatatCGTTAGTTAaacaaagtccacctgtgtgcaatctaagtctcacatgatctcagtatatatacacctgttctgaaaggccccagagtctgcaacaccaagcAAGCaccactatgaagaccaaggagctctccaaacaggtcaaggacaaagttgtggagagtacagatcagggttgagttataaaaaaatatatatctgaaactgaacatcccacggagcaccattaaatccattgttCAAAAATTTAAAGaaaatggcaccacaacaaacctgccaagagagggccacccaccaaaactcacagaccaggcaaggagggcattaatcagagaggcaacaaagagaccaaagataaccttgACAGAGCTGCAAAGCtcaacagcggagattggagtatctgtccataggaccactttaagccgtacactccacagagctgggctttacggaagagtggccagaaaaaaataagcaaacatgtttggtgttcaccaaaaggcatgtgggagactccccaaacatatggaagaaggtcctctggtcagatgagactaaaatgtcgctttttggccatcaaggaaaacactgtctggcgcaaacccaacacctctcatcaccccgagaacaacatccccacagtgaagcatggtggtggcagcatcattttttttccatcggcagggactgggaatctggccagaatgatggatggcactaaatacaaggaaattcttgaaggaaacctgtttgtcttccagagattttagactgggacggaggttcaccttccagaaggacaatgaccctaagcatactactaaagcaacactcgagtggtttaaggggaaacatttaaatgtcttggaatgacctagtcaaagcccagacttaaatccaattgagaatctgtggtatgacttaaaagattgctgtacaccagcagaacccatccaacttgaagaatgggcaaaaatcaaagtggctagatgtgccaagcttatagagacataccccaagaaacTTGCAGATGTAGTTTGCTgctaaaggtggctctacaaagtattgattttggaggtgtgaatagttatgcatgctcaagttttccgTTTTCCATTTGTTTAACAAAAAAtatgttgcatcttcaaagtgttaggcatgttgtgtaaatcaaatgatacaaaccccccaaaaatccattttaattccaggttgtatggcaacaaaataggaaaaatgccatgggggatgaatactttcgcaagccactatcTTTAAAGCTGAATCAGTTGATCAATGGCTTGAACTTGTTGCAAAATCCAATAAATCATAAATTAATCACTCAAAAAAAGGGAAAAGTTAATTTCTTagatcaaattaaattgtatttgtcaaatgcgccAAATAGAAGTTGTAGacatgacagtgaaatgcttacttacaagctctttaCCAACGATGCAGTTAAATAAGCCATATACAATGATTACCAATACcatgtcaatgtgcagggatacatgGTAAttaaggtagatatgtacatgtagacagGGGTAAAGTGAATAGGCATCGGATAGATTGAaactagcagcagcgtatgtgtgTACATATGTGATAATGTGTGCGTTAGATTTTTTTATATGCGGGATAAGTCCATCCACACAAATTGTTCCGAAGATCATCTAAGAAACGAGAGCTAGTATTTGATTGTTCTAGTGAGCACAGGTGTGGTTTTCTGAGATAATCAATTAAAATCCCATCATGCTTTGGGCCATGTGTAAAAATGCCCAGtcgcccattattttggctaccatggcaagAAGAGGTCTGTCACTTTGAAAGAGAGGTCTCAAAGTAGCATAGGGGGCTTAAAGGTTGtgcgtctcagtcaccagatctaaacccaattgaacacttatgggagattctagaGCGGTACCAGAGACAGCGTTTTACGCCACCATCAACAagacaccaaattatggaattgtTCTAGGAAGAaaggtgtcgcatccctccaacagagtttcagacacttgtagaatctatgccaaggcgcattgaagctgttctagtGGCTCGAGGTGGcgcaacaccctattaagacactatgttggtgttttctttattttggcagttacctgtagtttTGGCCAAATTCACAAGTCTTCCATTTATATCCTTTAACATAAACACCTGTTTACAGTGACAAGTACAGCCGAGAAAACACAGACTAAACGTGGTTTCACATTGAGCTATGTTTTCCTCTAGTTCTGCAGAGTATAAAAACTGTGCTTTTGTTGACCACTCACTGACATAACAACCAGAGACCAGTTTGCATTTATTTATTCACATATTTGTTTCACTTTGCTGTGACATATTAAAAGCAATGATTTATATATAAACCTTGATTTGCTGATTCTATGTATTGGCCAAtaagaggctttgaagccacaagTTAGCCATATTGGCACTCACCAGAAGAAGCAGtccctccataggaatgaatggaattctacagtatttcaattaaatgtttcagggacaaaattacatgtatttaagtattttgttgttgtagtgcagaCAGTAACATTGAAACTTTCAAAAAAGGTAGCTGTAAATGACAAATGTTTTTGTATATGTTTGTTTATTTTATGTTTAGCACACAAACTATGCATGAAGGTGTCTAAATACAATAAACaaatctagacattaatacatgcatttctatagcttccaaaatatataattttttttaaactttgggggagtgccaagatggtgGATTCAAAACAGCGCCTCCTGTCAGTCATCTAGAATATACCATTGATGAGAAGCGTGGACGTTGGACATAGAATCAGACCTAACTAGTCGATCTGGTCTCGGGCAATTTCATGgctaaataaaacaaaaatagaatacaTTAAATATTAAACACAATCCCAGGCGTCACTGTGTGATCCTGTATTTTATCATGGCTCCGGATAAATTGTTGCGCTTGGGGTCCTAGTCAGTTTGGCTTCTGAAACAGTGCGAGGAGGATATGAAGTTGGGCTGGTGTGCACCGGCTCAAATTAAATCATGCACCAGACATTTTCAGCCAAATCAAATTCTGCAGTCAAAAGTTACCAATATTAATCAATTAGCTAACTACAGACATTAAAATAATCTGTTATCAATAATTGTGTGAGTTTTTCCTGTCTTGCAGCTGCATGCTTGTAGCCTGCCCAGAGAACTAACATTGGCTAAGTAATAGCCTGTTTGCTAATCAATGAGTTTAGCTAGCTGATGTGCTAACTATTAATCAAGTGGGACATCGTTTGTGTGACTAATCGAGCTTCATACAATAGTTAAAATGCGGATAAAACAAAACTGTATTATTAATCATTTAAATTAGCGAAACCAGAACGAAAACTAGCAGTTTATGGTTTCGAAGTAACCGGGAAAGCAGTGCATAAAAATGTCGGCGGTGGAAAAAATTAACCCCTTCTTGTACAGCGCCATGCGAGACGTGCTACAACAGACTTTGTAACAATAAAATAACGCCATACATGCAATTTGCACACAGTTTGTAATCATATGCTGCATTACATATATGTAAAATACCCCCCCTTTGCATTTATAGGGCTGAACCAGAGTTATATTCGTATAACATTTCCCCTTTAATTGCTCTCACCAGTTTATCCTTACCGGTTTTGCTTTAGCGGCGGGTCTCCAGAAACAAGAGAAGGGACAGTACCAGAATGCATTTGGAGTAAATCGGGTGTCCTTGAAGATAGCCTGACGAAAAATCTATTaacttttattttttgttttacAACAGAATATATTTCATTTTATCGCGTTGGGAAATGCATAAAATAAATAGATGTACATGCATCAGATAATATCACAAGGTGAGGACCGTCATCACAACGGGGGAAATCTTGAGGTAAAAGCACGAGATCACAAAGGGTCCTTCGCAAGGAGACTGGCGCCTTTAACTCCCCTTTAAAGAACCGCAGAGTCTGGCAATAAAAAGTCAACAATGGATTGTACCTTTAATTTAGTCTTCCCTCCAATATGTTAGAGATCAGTATGCAATCACAAATGTTCTAATCAAGTTTATAGCGTTTACAATAGAAACAGTGCATGCATAATGTTATATGATTGTACATTTATTGTGAAATTAGCTCTGAATTCCaggttatatgtacagtatccGTTTTTATAAAATGTGTGGTTTTAACCACGTGGAAAGAGACTGATCATTTTCCTTTTAAATTAATGCCTGAATTAAAGGTTTGCATTAGCCGACTTGCTAAATGTAATTCTAATCAGCTCATACAATTATACACCTTATATGTCAGGACTAAGACACTGATAAAATGAAGGGGTACCATAGCATTGATACATCTGATAATAACTGGATAGACCTGACATGAcagactggtctcatagactagacgtaacatagtaaacgtaaatccggGATGTTCAAATTggtatatgttacgtttggtgtgGTTACATAAGGAAGCATGTTACTTAATGAGGTACAAACAAAAGGACAGTGGTTGGATGGGTAGGCATATAATGTGAACGTCTAGCCAACCCAAAGGttgtgttcgaatctcatcacagaAAACTTTAGCATAttgagctaattagcaactttgcaactccttaccatgttagctaaccctaaccctttaactgAACTCCtaagcctagctaacattagccagctcgCTAATTTTAGTGTTAGCCAcctctagctaacgttagccataacaaattggaatttgtaacatattgtacatttagcAAATTTGTAACTTCCTAcatttgcaaattcgtaacatgtcGTTCGAATTACAAATTTgttaaaataaaatattatttgtcacatacacatggttagcagatgttaatgcgagtgtagcgaaatgcttgtgcttctagttccgacaatgcagtaataaccaacgagtaatctagctaacaattccaaaactactaccttatacacacaagtgtaaagggataaataatatgtacataaatatatatgaatgagtactggtacagagcggcataggcaagatgcagtagatggtatcgagtacagtatatacatatgagatgagtatgtaaacaaagtggcatagtttaaagtggctagtgatacatgtattacataaagatgcagtagatgatatagagtacagtatatacgtatacatatgagataaataatgtagggtatgtaaacattatattaagtagcattgtttaaagtggatagtgatatattttacatcaattcccattattaaagtggctggagttgtgttggcagcagccactcaatgatagtggtggctgtttaacagtctgatggccttgagatagaagctgtttttcagtctctcggtcccagctttgatgcacctgtattgacctcgccttctggatgatagcggggtgaacaggcagtggcttgggtggttgttgtccttgatgatctttatggccttcctgtgacatcgggtggtgtaggtgtcctggagggcaggtagtttgcgttgtgcagacctcactaccctctggagagccttacggttgttggcggagcagttgccgtaccaggcggtgatacagcccgacaggatgctctcgattgtgcatctgtagaagtttgtgagtgcttttggtgacaagccaaatttcttcagcctcctgaggttgaagaggcgctgctgcgccttcttcacaatgctgtctgtgtgggtggaccaattcagtttgtctgtgatgtgtatgccgaggaacttaaaacttactaccctctccactactgttccatcgatgtggataggggggtgttccctctgctgtttcctgaagtccacaatcatctccttagttttgttgacgttgagtgtgaggttattttcctgacactacactccgagggccctcacctcctccttgtaggccgtctcgtcgttgttggtaatcaagcctaccactgttgtgtcgtccgcaaacttgatgattgagttggaggcgtgcgtggccacgcagtcgtgggtgaacggggagtacaggagagggctcagaacgcacacttgtggggccccagtgttgaggatcagcagggtggagatgttgtttcctacactcaccacctgggggcggcccgtcaggaagtccagtacccagttgcacagggcggggtcgagacccagggtctcgagcttgatgacgagcttggagggcactatggtgttaattGCCGAGATGTAGGTGATGAACAGCATTagtagtctctcaaagcacttcataatgacggaagtgagtgctacgaggcggtagtcgtttagctcagttaccttagctttcttgggaacaggaacaatggtggccctcttgaagcatgtgggaacagcagactgggattggGATTgatgaatatgtccgtaaacacaccagccagctggtctgcgcatgctctgagggcgcggctggggatgctgtctgggcctgcagccttgcgagggttaacacgtttaaatgttttactcacctcggctgcagtgaaggagagtccgcatgttttggttgcgggccgtgtcagtggcattgtattgtcctcaaagtgggcaaaaaagttatttagtctgcctgggagcaaggcatcctggtccgtgattgggctggttttctttttgtaatccgtgattgactgtagaccctgccacatacctcttgtgagTTACATATCGTACAAATGTAATTCATAACATTTTGTAATGAaacaagcagggagcaggtctcgaaccctcaaccttctggcccAAAATCCAGTGTGCCATCGACTGTGCCCCAAAAGCATGCTCAAGTGGCAGAGTCGATAttcgcgcttataaacccagggtcgttacacaaCTCCCTCCTTTCAAAGTGCGCGTCCTCGTGCTAGCTTATGTCGTGGAGGATCGTTACAAAATTTAACACTTacaagaacttgtgaattcaatataggcttttaatacaaacATATCAGAAGCCTAGATGGTCCGCGGAACACACACTTTTCCAGAGCACTGGCTCTGTTTTTATACACATACAACATATGAGTCCATCCCACATGCAAATGAAGTTACTTCCCTCAGTCCATCTGCCACCATTATATCCCAATCTGTGCATCCTGCTTGTTCACGCCCAATAATGCCCATATCTGCTTTCAGTCAAGTTATAATGGTGACAGGACCTCTTCATGTCCCAAAAATAATACATGCCCATCTTATCCTATGGGCCCCTTAAGTTTAGCTTGGTGTGTTCTTTGGTATGTCTGTCCTTATTAGGActagtagactatgtgtctcttctcttcatgTCCTAAAAATATATGCTAAAATGTCTATAGTCCATCcgttggtcatttggctgaccccctcctttgtgTGTCCCTCTGACCTTGGTATGTCCAGCTGTCCTATGCTCTCATGGCCTTACTTTGGTTTCCTGTCCTATACAATAGACAATGCATTTTACCAGAATGGCAAATGCACTCTAAGTGTATCTTTCTCTTGTGGTACAGTATTATGTTTCTCCCTATATGTACATCTTGCTCCCACACTTACAACTCAACGTCTTATAGGAACATGCTCAATGGCCAAGCACAAGCACGTTCGTGGATGCAAggtcacttctgacaccaatatAATGAAACCCAGGGTCGTTAGAATATTGTTCGACTTacattcgtaacatatcatgtgAAATGGATGATGggcatccacaaattaatacataccatacgaaatgtaaCATATATTGTAGCAAATTTGTGTGGGAAGCTCCAACCGGAACTCGAACCCGGGTCCAGTGATCCGTTATGCCAAGAGTCCCAAACCTCTTGATGAAGTCGCTAGGTGTTGTGTAAGGTCACTACATAATCCCCTTCCTCTGGGAGAGTGTGTCCCCATGCTTCTATATACTAAGTCCCTCACATGGACACGCCTTTCCAATGGCCCCACGGCCGCCATCCCACTTTTGACACCACTGTAGTAAATGTTTGGGGTAGCTCCAACCGGGATTCAAACCCGGTCCTGCGACTGTCAAGCCAACACCGTAACTGTTACGCCAAGAGTTATGAACTGCTTGACGCagtcactaggtgttgtgttaaggtCGCTACAATattatactaaatggagtgtcttggatttacatacagaataatacgacaTGCTCTGAGACCACATTGAATATGAGGGTTAAACCACGAGAACATAAACCATAATTTACAGTAGACAATTCCTAATTTCAAAATGTTTTCCCCTGTGAATAGAAAAGGGGAGAAGGCTTCCCAGCTGAAAAGTTATTTGCTGTGAAGAAACagaatcattagataatttattcAGGTATTGTCCGcatgtagcttgtttctggtcacaggttcaggaatggcaaaaaaaaatctaaacattAATTTAAATGAACCCtacaaatagcagtgttgggtgatttggaaagccatagtcaatcaatcaacaatataataatgcTCTTGGGAAAAATGTTAATCTTTAACGTACAATCTGTGGTACTATGCGATTAGAGAAGTTCATGATTCATGTGAGACATCACAGCACAGTAAAGAAATATATGGCGTGTGGAAATCAAAAGGGGGTGATCAATGGAGATATGTGAGATGGGCTGAGAGTAGCAGAGGGCTGGGTTTAAAAATCTAATGATGGTAATATTTATTACCGGCCGTGACACTGCTGTCAAGGCAACGGAAGGAGGGTGGGGAGATGGCGGAAAAGGAAAtaaggaagaaagaggaggatatTCTGAATAAACATGGAGTGGGGGACTACAGAGGCCTTCTGAAAGATCTGGTGAAGAATATGATGGACAAGAAAAAAGGAGAGAT
Encoded here:
- the LOC115134738 gene encoding selenide, water dikinase 1-like; this encodes MSVRESFNPESYELDKSFRLTRFTELKGTGCKVPQDVLQKLLEALQENHYQEDEQFLGAVMPRLGIGMDTCVIPLRHGGLSLVQTTDYIYPIVDDPYMMGRIACANVLSDLYAMGVTECDNMLMLLGISNKLSEKERDKVMPLIIQGFKDASEEAGTSVTGGQTVLNPWVVLGGVATTVCQPNEFIMPDNAVPGDVLILTKPLGTQVAVAVHQWLDIPDKWNKIKLVVTQEDVELAYQEAMMNMARLNRTAAGLMHTFNAHAATDITGFGILGHAQTLARQQRSEVSFVIHNLPVLAKMAAVSKACGNMFGLMHGTCPETSGGLLICLPREQAARFCAEIKSPKYGEGYQAWIIGIVEKGNRTARIIDKPRIIEVAPQLSTQNVNPTPGATS